The following proteins are co-located in the Psilocybe cubensis strain MGC-MH-2018 chromosome 5, whole genome shotgun sequence genome:
- a CDS encoding Transcriptional activator of proteases prtT: MSNSYNMGQQWNQSQLNFSSLQLEQDYEFAANESRQQQQQQQMLHQQQQQAYASSNAYHNQYSQQQQQQQQQQVQNPNAHSSSLMGAFSNPLSQQHSHSRSSSFGAAQSGQNSMSGAYAGLYGAQATGPPSNGANGPYRQPTSSAFTFSPPSGIPMSLQNNLSDVSQGGSPSYLTSSPGPLHESFSPPSSSSQLQQTYFNANDTSGAPQPKRHHGSAFKDESAIEDPDSEVGQSDTKDKQSKLKREHLLNQIQAQAKEIERLMHQLEKVTISSNQPRNAGMDTSTGVNLSSPVLTPSSNSGSFFGSDVPGDEAGGDEHGGANGNGSNNVVMNKAVEEWIAKARESLHEFGAFIGIGGAGMPKRYLVEEDYEGGDDSDDDEEYVDASDEALAEAFGNGDERYEVTVDNAPGDASGSSNPEQGGRILNHKSSSSSIGTVATANTQQRKKNSGENAKPVNLPVGAAPFGLFGELSLKNPVSRAGSAEPEDEDRGSGIANANFFKSTLAPQALGRRLEVAQHQAPSILTRGIITPLEAEKLFKIYFDNMNLSVSLLDPVLYTAQRTFYRSPFLFTVICAVASRFYFERPDLYAKCMHYAQWAAGTALIGGNKNVEMCSAYILLSLYPVPAKKWEDQRSWLYLGLAIRVATDINLHVPTSAKPLNENHAREMLNRTRVWLNCFNLDRSTGSQYGKPPIISSSDYIANNSPKWWNSSPHNMPNFDIHISAYNAELRVMSSFIAKVYSDPLHPTNLNKNIDFEKIAIETDDELQVLRDQWFSVLETTDMNDPHNRFRTGLLRLAYSYARLIALSYGFQHAFGKTDRVNENPFLERCLRAAFDVVDALVSDICRPGQLHFVKHGPEAQSVFVTFASAFLVKLLQPRFTTYLTPETRAKIRSQVQKVADLLGSPEVAIDERHGPKLYSRFLEKLLAKPMASLDPMSPGSTASSTVPLPRQKSRTYRSPPPATTSTNMATHSGYASNYDAPSNVFTHPSPSTSNSLSPPPTESALSFDNFAPAGPIDPYVPQTGPMNALNVNPTDSVVTGGNVMMNEFFQPPLPFDDHIMQSMQSLTDPSGWQDISLPVGFNWMAQFQENLGLDLQGMAYDQSMDYMTGPSN; the protein is encoded by the exons ATGTCCAACTCTTACAATATGGGCCAACAGTGGAACCAGTCCCAGCTCAACTTTTCGTCCCTTCAGCTCGAGCAGGACTACGAGTTTGCTGCTAACGAATCtcgccagcagcagcagcagcagcagatgcttcatcagcaacagcagcaggcgTATGCCTCCAGCAATGCATATCACAATCAGTAttcccagcagcagcaacagcaacagcaacaacaggtCCAAAATCCAAATGCCCACTCATCGTCTCTCATGGGTGCCTTCTCCAACCCACTCAGCCAGCAGCATTCGCACAGCCGTTCATCGTCCTTTGGCGCTGCCCAATCGGGCCAAAATTCAATGAGCGGTGCGTACGCTGGTCTCTACGGTGCCCAAGCTACTGGCCCGCCTTCTAATGGCGCCAACGGACCTTATCGCCAGCCTACCTCTTCGGCCTTTACCTTCTCACCCCCAAGCGGCATCCCGATGTCGCTGCAGAATAATTTATCGGATGTCAGCCAAGGAGGCAGCCCGAGTTATCTAACTTCGTCCCCCGGTCCGCTGCACGAGTCCTTTTCCCCgccttcatcctcctctcaACTCCAGCAAACCTATTTCAACGCAAACGATACCTCTGGGGCTCCTCAACCTAAAAGGCATCACGGATCAGCTTTCAAAGACGAGTCAGCGATCGAAGACCCAGACTCGGAGGTTGGCCAATCAGATACTAAGGATAAGCAGTCCAAATT GAAACGGGAGCATCTCCTCAACCAGATCCAGGCCCAGGCAAAGGAGATCGAAAGGTTAATGCACCAGCTCGAAAAGGTCACCATTTCATCCAATCAGCCTCGTAATGCCGGTATGGATACTTCTACGGGCGTAAACCTCTCCTCCCCCGTGTTAACTCCCTCGTCCAACTCCGGCTCCTTCTTTGGTTCGGATGTGCCCGGGGACGAAGCAGGCGGTGACGAGCACGGTGGTGCGAATGGGAACGGCAGCAACAATGTCGTAATGAACAAGGCCGTCGAGGAGTGGATCGCCAAAGCGCGCGAAAGTTTGCATGAATTTGGCGCGTTCATCGGCATTGGCGGCGCGGGTATGCCGAAGCGCTATCTTGTCGAGGAGGACTATGAGGGTGGTGACGACtcagatgacgatgaggagtATGTTGATGCCTCGGACGAGGCACTGGCCGAAGCCTTCGGGAACGGCGATGAAAGATACGAAGTTACGGTGGACAACGCGCCCGGAGACGCCTCTGGCTCGTCTAATCCCGAACAGGGAGGCAGAATATTGAATCACAAGAGCTCTAGCTCTAGCATCGGCACAGTTGCGACGGCAAATACACAACAGCGCAAGAAGAATTCTGGTGAGAATGCAAAACCGGTCAATTTGCCTGTTGGCGCTGCGCCGTTTGGCCTTTTTGGAGAACTCAGTTTGAAGAACCCTGTAAGCCGCGCGGGTAGCGCGGAACCTGAAGACGAGGATCGAGGATCGGGCATTGCGAACGCCAATTTCTTCAAGTCGA CTCTTGCACCTCAGGCTTTGGGGCGTAGGCTGGAAGTTGCCCAGCACCAAGCACCATCCATTCTTACTCGGGGAATCATCACACCTTTGGAGGCCGAGAAATTGTTCAAAAT CTATTTTGACAACATGAATCTTTCCGTGTCACTGCTCGACCCAGTCCTGTACACTGCGCAGCGTACATTCTATCGAAGCCCCTTTTTGTTTACAGTTA TTTGTGCTGTGGCCTCCAGGTTCTATTTTGAGCGTCCCGATCTCTACGCGAAGTGCATGCACTATGCACAGTGGGCTGCCGGTACAGCTCTCATTGGCGGAAACAAAAATGTGGAGATGTGTTCTGCATACATCCTGCTGAGTTTGTACCCCGTACCTGCGAAGAAATGGGAGGACCAACGCAGTTGGCTGTACCTTGGGCTGGCTATTCG TGTGGCTACCGACATTAATTTGCACGTTCCCACATCTGCGAAACCTCTCAATGAGAATCACGCGCGGGAGATGCTGAACCGCACCCGTGTTTGGCTGAACTGCTTCAACCTTGACCGGTCCACGGGTTCGCAGTATGGTAAACCACCCATCATCAGCTCATCGGATTATATCGCGAACAATTCACCGAAATGGTGGAACTCGTCGCCGCACAATATGCCAAACTTTGATATCCACATTTCGGCGTATAATGCAGAGTTGCGGGTCATGTCGAGCTTTATTGCGAAAGTTTACAGTGATCCGTTACACCCTACTAACTTGAACAAG AACATCGACTTCGAAAAAATTGCCATTGAGACAGATGACGAGCTACAGGTTCTACGTGATCAATGGTTCTCAGTGCTCGAGACGACCGACATGAACGACCCACACAATCGCTTCAGGACTGGGCTGCTGCGATTGGCGTACAGCTATGCCAGGTTGATCGCCTTGTCATATGGCTTCCAGCATGCGTTTGGAAAGACAGATAGGGTCAACGAGAACCCATTCCTTGAGCGG TGCTTGCGAGCTGCTTTCGACGTTGTTGACGCTCTCGTCAGCGATATTTGCCGGCCGGGACAGC TCCATTTCGTGAAACATGGACCGGAAGCTCAGAGCGTCTTTGTCACTTTTGCGTCTGCTTTCCTTGTCAAG CTTCTCCAACCAAGATTTACCACCTATCTTACACCGGAGACTCGAGCAAAGATTCGTAGTCAGGTACAAAAAGTCGCCGACCTCCTTGGCTCGCCCGAAGTTGCTATCGATGAGCGACACGGTCCCAAGTTGTACTCTCGTTTCCTCGAGAAGCTCCTAGCCAAACCCATGGCCAGCCTCGATCCCATGTCCCCCGGATCCACCGCCAGCTCGACCGTTCCTCTTCCCCGCCAGAAATCGCGCACATATAGGTCACCACCCCCGGCCACAACATCCACTAACATGGCCACCCACTCGGGCTACGCATCCAACTATGACGCCCCTTCAAACGTGTTCACTCACCCTTCGCCGTCGACGAGCAACTCGCTCTCGCCGCCACCCACCGAGTCCGCGCTGTCATTCGACAACTTTGCGCCGGCGGGACCGA